From a region of the Fusarium verticillioides 7600 chromosome 9, whole genome shotgun sequence genome:
- a CDS encoding endoribonuclease L-PSP (At least one base has a quality score < 10) translates to MSLRTGVLTTDAPAPSPHLSQAIIHNGTVYCSGSFGMDPQTRQLAEGPYHQTAGALKNLNAILNKAGTSLHNALKVTIFILDMDHYAEVNKAYLEFFTSDPKPSRTCVAVAQLPLKGAHVEMEAIAAIPEKSSKL, encoded by the exons atgtctctcCGAACCGGCGTTCTGACTACTGACGCACCTGCCCCCagtcctcatctctctcagGCGATTATCCATAATGGAACAGTCTACTGCTCAGGCTCGTTCGGTATGGATCCCCAGACTCGACAACTGGCTGAGGGGCCCTACCATCAAACC GCGGGTGCTCTCAAAAACCTCAACGCTATTCTTAACAAAGCGGGAACAAGCCTTCACAATGCTTTAAAAGTCACCATCTTTATATTGGACATGGACCACTATGCTGAGGTCAACAAAGCATATCTCGAGTTTTTCACTTCAGATCCCAAGCCA AGTCGGACATGCGTCGCTGTTGCTCAGCTTCCCCTAAAGGGCGCTCATGTGGAGATGGAAGCTATCGCTGCTATTCCTGAGAAGTCTAGCAAGCTTTGA